The nucleotide window TTCAACTCTGACATTAACTTCTCATACTCCACATCTGATCCATGAGTAGTTGATTGTTCTGCAGAAGATACAGGCTGGGGCTGTGTCGTGTTCGTGACCCATGGTACATTTCCAATGCTCAGCGAAGGATCGAAACTGGGAGGTGGAACTGGTGGCACAACTGGAGCATAGTAAGGTGGATATCCATAAGTAGCAGGAGAAAATGATGGTGGAGCAATGGCTGGAACAACTCCTGGTACTGAACCAGTACCATAGATGTCACTTGGTACAGGTGGAGTAACTGTACTAGCACTCTGTGGCTGCACTCCAGGAGGaaggttttgcattgcttcactaGAAGGTGTATTTTGCACTGGCACACCAGGAGGAGCAGCTTGTTGCTGAGGTGGATACTGCATTGCATAAGGAGGCAGTGGCTGACCTTGAATTGGAGTGTACATGCTAGAACCAGGTGGTGGGGGGACATAGGGAGCATATGGAGGGGGAACTGGTGGACCCCAAGGGACCGGGGCATAACTTCCAGGTGGAGGTGGGGCGTTTACAATGGGTCCACCAGGAATATACTGCTGAGAAGGATATCCACCTGCTGAGGCAGGGGGAGCTGGAGGACCTGGGGGTACCGTTGGCTGTGCTGGCTTCCCAGCCACTCTAACAGCTATAACTCTTCCTTCTAGATGATAACCATTCATACTAGCTATTGCTTGATTGGCCATAGATACATCAGAGTACTTCACAAAACCATAACCTTTGCTTAAACTAGAGACTCGATCCTTGATAACCTTTGCCATCACAATATCACCGAAGGGCGAGAACAATCTAATCAAGCTATCATCATCAAAAGTAGGGGGTAAGTACCCAATATAAAGATTTGTATCATCGATCTCCTTCTTAATCAGGTTTCCTTGTGCACCACTAGGATTGCTCCCAGAAGTGCTTGAACCAAGAAGCGGCAATGCAATGTTCTGCTTAGTGGAGGACTCTGGAGCAGCACCACCAAGTTCAGCTAAGAAGTTCTGGTATTCATCATCCATCTTCTTGCCAGCACCTTTCATGGGGCAGTCGATAGTTGGATGTCCTCCATCACCACAGATTTTACACAGAACGTCACTCTTAAATGTTGAGGTACGTGCAGGACAAGCATACTGCCGGTGCCCGGGCTCACCACACAACCTACAGAACTCCTCATCTCTGATAGTTCCATTCAGGGCTGCGAGTTCCCTCAGCTGCTGCCTCTTATGTTCATTCAGCACTTCATCGACAGGCTGCAGAAGCTTCTCAATCATGGCAGAAGCAGCCTCGAGTGATTCCTGTGTCTCAGCTTCCACCAGCACGTGTAAATCTTCGTTCTCTGCAGGGTCGGGCTTATAATCCCTCTTCTGCAGCAATTTGCCCTCCTTTATAGACCCTTTACCACGGATAACGATCTTGGCACCAGTCTCCTTCTCCATCCTTTTCTGCGTGTTCCCTCGTGGACCAATGATGAGGCCAATGAAGTTGTAGCCTGGATACTCCTTCATGGGGATATAAAGCTTCTTCTGCAGCTTGGGAGGCCGGTAGTCTGCTGGAGGTCGGAACGCTGGATTCCGCTGGATGAGCTGAGAGATGATCTCTTGCCGTTCTTTATTGAGCCGCTCACGGGCACGGTACTCGCGGGTATTAATCCGGATTCCCATATTATCATAGATGGGCTCGGGGGACGGCGAGCGAGCACCCTCAGGGCGGTCATCCAGAGGCAAATTTGATTGTAACCGACGGCTGATCTCAAGAAGCCTAAAATTTAGGGCCTGGACCTCAGGATCAAGGTCCGCGGTGAACTCCTTCATGAAGTCCGGGAGCTGGACGGTGGGCTTGGGCTCCTCCTCCGCCCATCGGGACTTCCTCTTCCTCCCAGTACCACTGCCGTCACCGGCCCCGTCGCCGCCGCCGTTCTGGTCACCCTCGGACGGAGGGGGGTCCCACCGGCTGCGCCGGCGTCGGCGGCGACTGCTGGCCTCCTCCTCCCCGCCGGAGCAGTCCTTGTCGGTGCCGCTGTGGGTGACGGCGTTTCCGGAGATCACCGGCCGCTCGTCGGGCTTCGAAAGCGGGCCATTCGGatgcaaatccttggctagggtttgCGGATCGAGGGCATGATATTGGTAAGGATCAGCGACGGTTTCGGGAGGTGGAGGGGGAGGGAACCCGTGATCTAGGGTTTCGTGCGAAGGGGGAGGAGGGGGCGGTGGATGAGAGGGAGGCGGTGGGATTAGGGTTTGGTGGGCTCCGAATTCGGCGGAAGgagcggaggaagaggagaaggcggCGGCATCGTCCATTAGAgatgaagagaaagagaagacgaGGCTTCGGGGCGAGATGTGGAGTCGCCGCCTAATCGACACACGAGAAGGGGAAGTGAAACGCCGCGATGGACTTTGAAGGTAAATATATAGGGTATTTCGTGTTACATGGGCTGGCCCGGTCGCGCTTGGCCCATCATGAAGTTTAATCTCAGACATTGATCTAAATTTAACGGTCAAGATTTAAGCAAACTCGTCTGATCCCTCGTCTTCCGCCCCGCCCTCTCCTCTCGTGTCTCTCGAATCTTCCCTTTCCCGCTCGTCTCCTCCTTGCCTCCATGGAAACCCTAATCCGTTGTCCAGTCCATGATATATCCGGCGTCCACTACATCTGAAACCCCGTTCTAGTCTTCCTCGGGCACGCACACCTTGGCATGACGGCTAAAGAACCCGATCTTCGACATGGTATAACCGTCCTTTTTTATTTCGTTTTTTTTCCACTAAATGCATTTAGATTACGGCTTCGACTTCACAGGTTTCCTTCCCAACTTCAACGCTAGAAAAAAGAACACCTTTTTAATTTTTGGTGCTGAAGCGTTCTCGTAGATAGTGTGTATGAACTGTTTGATGTAATGTCTCAACTGAAAATATTGCAATCAACAAGAACTAGTTGCTATTTGATAAGAGGTACAAATATTTTGTGGATGCCTAGGAGGAAGTTTTAGTGGACATCATTATGCTTTAGCTCTTTAtgaaggcaattgaaatgcaggTGGTTGTTTACATATCTGAATGGATCTTACATCGTATGTTCAAAGAGTATGCagaggaaagatttttttttctgccCTAGTGATTTGTCATGCTGTGTTCAAAGATAACTCAGCCCACTGAATGTTTTTCTATAACCAGCCTCATTGTGTTTTTTCTTTAGAAACACACAGGTGGAGAAACTTCTAAAGAGTATGCATGATTAAGATCAGTTGAAGTGAATCAATATAATTGgactatatatgtgtgtatgtttaTACAGGACCCCTTGTGAGGCATTAGACGTATTAGAATGTCATGTAATCCTCAGGAAACTGGTTTGTCCTAACTTTGTGACATCATAAATGtaaaatattgataaaaaataaagaaacacTTTTGATCAATGCATGCTAGAAAACAAATCACGTAAAAGATATATGTAATTACATCCCACTGTGAACGTGGGTGTGATTGGAGACTGTAGGAGAAATTGGGTCTATGCTTTTGTTGAATTGGTTTCTCTCAAGTTTGCTAAGCCTTCGGCCCAAAGTAAACTTGGCCCAAGTTGACTTCACTTCTgaaaccaaaacaaatgcaaagaGGGGTTTGGGTTTAGCTCACAAATTTCCAAGGAGCAAGTACAGTTTTTGCCCTTAAGGGCACTAAACCTTACGGGCTGTATCTTGAATACGTTGAGCCACAATTTTGTGGACTCAGTCTACCTGAGAAAGCTTTCTGACGTAGCTCGAGAAGTCCTCTATAAATTACAAGTTTCTTTCCTGCAAGTGTTACTAAGTTGCATATGATTATAACAGCTTctgcaatgatttttttttttttgtcatggacTGTAAATGCTTTAACCAATGTGTCTCTGTGTGTAGTCATGCATGTGATCTAACAGATCATTCCTCTTTGATGTATACTTTTATGTTATCACTGGATGTCTCAACTTGGGATGGGGAGGTGCATTAGTTGCAGTGTCTTTGTCAAACTTTTTGATAATAGAGAACTGAAAACAGTCTGAAGATATATACAGATGACCGAGCTGATCTCATTTCATGTAAGTTTCAAAGAGATGATGAAGATACAAATAAATAATGAAGAAATAACAAGAGAGAAAAACATTGATACACACATTCAGAGATAGAGAAAGAGAGGATCCAAATGCTTGGAACCATTATAACATTTGTTTTTTCCTTTGTTCTTTTCTCCCCATTAACCTCATGATTAAAGATGTCATTAATATGATTTGTTAAAGGGTAAATTTTGGGGATTAGCTTTCACCAAGAACCAAGAGTTGCAATATTATTGCCAacttaatcattttttttatacatACTTTGCTATAATTCCCAGTACAGCTATGAATATGGCAAGGAAATAAGTTCCACAAGGTGCGTGCTATTGCATCATTTAAGATCATCAATCATCCCCTTCTGAATTGAGGGGCAAGCCAGCATAGAAAGCTACtcttttgataaattattgagCATGTGTTATATATATTTAGCATTATTTATGGATTTGATTGTAAAGACTATACGAGGGGGGAAGGAAACATAGGATGCTTATCTTAGTTGATGAATTATTGAGCATGTGATATATATTTACACTAACCATACAAGCAGCAACAACACTAAAACAATGAGGGTATAAGATCCAAAGGTCATTGAGCTGGCAAAGAAGTGCATCTTGAGGCCACAACAAAGCCAATAAATGGTACATGATAAAGGTGGCACAATGGTACATCaattatgaaacatttcagagagtGAAGAACGTGGGAACCAAGACTCCAGTCCTGTGCAGGATCTTGGTCTTGCTGTGATTCCTCTGGGTAATTCCATCAGTTGGATAAAATGCTGGTTGTGAGGCTATAAATTGGAGGAATGACCAGATGAGCAGATGAGGTGCATAGGGTGGAAAGTGGTCGTAGTGGGATGAGGTTTTGTCCCATGCATACATGGCCTAGGATGATGAGAAAAATTTGAATAACATATAAAGGCTGTTCAAAGTAAGTTTGGTGAGTAACTTACAAGTTGACATGGTTATCAGCTTTTAGTTTTGCCTCGATTAACATATGTTGAAAAGGCTTCAGATGGGCATTGACCACAgaagaacatatcaatagtgcTTGATCAATGGATTGGATCGTGACTCCTCCACTAACATGATCTGACAAATGTTTAGAGATCATGAGTCAAATCTGAGATTGGATAAGTGATAAAACATGGTAATGCTCAAGTGATACACTTTTTCACTTCATCGTGCATCATCAACATAATCTTTTTGTCATTTTTGCAGGTTAATTTCTTGTTGCAGCACTATTGTTTATGCCTAATGCCCCTTTGTGCTTGAATCCATGAATACATTGGACCTGGCTATTTAGGTGGAAACTTCCCGACTTGGCACATTGGTAAGCAACTCAAAGATAAGAACAACTTTTCTATTGCATCCTGATGTACTTAAGCTTAAGCAACTTTGCTAGCACTAAAGAAAAAAAGTTGTTGGTCTCATCATGGTCATCAGGTTCCTTATTTTAGGGTGACATGACCCCATGCCGGTGCCTTCCAAATGCCTTAGCCTTGAGACCTTGTCTGTGCTAACCTTTTTAATGGAGCATTCAACCAAGAACAGGTACCTAGTCTCGCATTATCCCCATATTATGAACTAACAAATTAGTATCCACCCCAACTATTTGGGAGTAGGTTTTGTTGATCATGTTTGGTTTGAGGTTATGTCTATTTTATATCCCTTATGTGATCTCTCTAATCTTCTATCACTCTCCCAACTGTTTTAGATCATCATTTGACATGGTTAATGTGATCCAAATTATGTCAAGAAAGAGAAGTTGATTGTGGGCATATTATGGGTACATATAGATTTACTCTTAAATGAATAATTTGA belongs to Musa acuminata AAA Group cultivar baxijiao chromosome BXJ3-5, Cavendish_Baxijiao_AAA, whole genome shotgun sequence and includes:
- the LOC103986034 gene encoding splicing factor-like protein 1; amino-acid sequence: MDDAAAFSSSSAPSAEFGAHQTLIPPPPSHPPPPPPPSHETLDHGFPPPPPPETVADPYQYHALDPQTLAKDLHPNGPLSKPDERPVISGNAVTHSGTDKDCSGGEEEASSRRRRRRSRWDPPPSEGDQNGGGDGAGDGSGTGRKRKSRWAEEEPKPTVQLPDFMKEFTADLDPEVQALNFRLLEISRRLQSNLPLDDRPEGARSPSPEPIYDNMGIRINTREYRARERLNKERQEIISQLIQRNPAFRPPADYRPPKLQKKLYIPMKEYPGYNFIGLIIGPRGNTQKRMEKETGAKIVIRGKGSIKEGKLLQKRDYKPDPAENEDLHVLVEAETQESLEAASAMIEKLLQPVDEVLNEHKRQQLRELAALNGTIRDEEFCRLCGEPGHRQYACPARTSTFKSDVLCKICGDGGHPTIDCPMKGAGKKMDDEYQNFLAELGGAAPESSTKQNIALPLLGSSTSGSNPSGAQGNLIKKEIDDTNLYIGYLPPTFDDDSLIRLFSPFGDIVMAKVIKDRVSSLSKGYGFVKYSDVSMANQAIASMNGYHLEGRVIAVRVAGKPAQPTVPPGPPAPPASAGGYPSQQYIPGGPIVNAPPPPGSYAPVPWGPPVPPPYAPYVPPPPGSSMYTPIQGQPLPPYAMQYPPQQQAAPPGVPVQNTPSSEAMQNLPPGVQPQSASTVTPPVPSDIYGTGSVPGVVPAIAPPSFSPATYGYPPYYAPVVPPVPPPSFDPSLSIGNVPWVTNTTQPQPVSSAEQSTTHGSDVEYEKLMSELK